DNA from Triticum aestivum cultivar Chinese Spring chromosome 7D, IWGSC CS RefSeq v2.1, whole genome shotgun sequence:
TTGAACAAACATAAACATGGCGTGATATCAAGATACATGCTACGCGTTTGCCGGCAGATAAAGTTAAAAGATCGGCTGCCTCCCTTGTCATTGGATGAACCGCGGATGGTCGTGTGATCTACCCACGTCATGCATCATCTTTGCAACAAATATGTTGCAGTATTTTCTGCAACAGAGGTCTAGTTGCAGAAATTATTCGCAACAAAGACCATGTTGCAGAAATTTTTTAAACTTCTTTTTCCTTTTAACCTATTGCAACAAGAGCCTTTTTCCAACAAGAGTCTTGGTTGTCAAGATTCGTGAGAGAGTAGGCTTAGTCTTATTAGGTGTGGGTTGTGTTCGGGTGTTGCCGAGAATGGATGTACGCATCTATTCTTAGGAATCTCTTGTAAATCACTTTGctctcttctataaaaatatggtacgcttTTGGCGTACTCTCAAAAAAAAACAAGAGTCTTGATGCAGAAACATGATGTTGCAGAAGACACAAAATAAATTGCGGATCCCACTCTACGCCATCCGCAGCAACGTCAGACGCAGGCGACGTCGGGGACGACCGAGGGGCGGAGGCTGCCAAGGCAATGCGGCGTCGATCTCGCCGGAGGAGCGTAGATCTGGCGGGAGGCGGCTTGGACGAGGTCATCAGGCGACCAACGACCTTGGAGATGGAGCATGAGAGCGGGCCGGGTCCGTCGATGGAGGAGAGAGTGGAGGGTCGATGAAGAAGGAGATCAATTTGTCCACGCTGGCGTGTGTCTATTGGCGCGCGTGTCTGGAGGTCATGGAGATCCAAATCTTGCAACAAGCTAGTTGTTGCGGGGCAAAAATTTCAACATTGATCCAGTTGCAAAGCTAAACCGTGGAAAAATGATACTTCGGAGCCATTTGGTTAAAAAAAATATCTGACGGTCATAAAGGCGATGAATGCGCGCAGAAAGATCGGTGAGGTGAACAGAAGAGTTTTTTGCAATATGAGGAAATTGATAGTTTAACCTCAACCTCAACAGTGTGACGAGCCAACTAAAAAAACGCAGTGTGACGAGCTTGGTAGTAGTACATCCGGAACTCGAATATGCACGGAGAGAGCAAACCGCTTCGCCTACGAGCTGATGCAGCGGTCCGGCTCGGAGACCAAAATTTCTGAGCCGTCCGATTCGCATCGTACGGGCACGTGAGCGTGGCTTACCTAAGAGGAAAGTGACTCGGAGGAGAAAGGAAAAACGAGTCATATATACAGGAGCAGGCACCCAACAGAGACACATCTCGCTCGCTCTCGCCGCCAGACCCCGCCTCCGCAGCGCagccgctcgccgtcgccgtcgccggaggaGGTACAGGACCATGGCGCCGGAGCCAGAGGACGACTTCCTGAACGAGAAGAACCCGAGGCCGCTCGACGAGGACGACATCGCCCTCCTCAAGACCTACGTAAGCGCCTCCCTCCCCCCGCACCGGATCGATCCGCCCCGTGCGTCTCGGCCGGAGCTCTCCGCCGTCCGGGCTTGTTCGGGGCCAGGGATTCGTGCTCCGCGTAGATCTAGCCGTCTAGGGTTTTCAGCTTCTGTTGTCGTGTGTATTTGGGGGAAACTGCTGGCCGCATAGTCCGCGTCGTTACGATTTGTGCGTCGGGACGCGGGAGAAGGATGTTTGGTTTTGATTCTCGTGTTCTACAGCGAGGCATATGCCGTACCGTCTGCTGAATTGCAGCGTCTCGATTTGGGTGGAATTTTCTAATTCTGGATGGATGGCTTCCTGTTCTACAGGGGCTTGGGCCGTACTCGAACAGCATCAAGAAGGTCGAGAAGGAGATAAAGGAGATGGCCAAGAAGATAAACGACCTGTGCGGTACGTGCACATCGATGTGTCCTCTGACCACCCCTTAATTCTGGGGCTAGGATTAGGATGCTCAAACATATGCAGTTGCATTTCCAACTTCTCACCAGTTTTGGCTAGTCTGATTGGTGGCTGTACTGGATTATCAGTATTCTTCTAAGTGCCTGTGCGATTCCACCTTGTTGTGTTCCATCTAGCTAATTTCACGTCTGATTTGATTGCAGGGATAAAGGAGTCTGATACTGGGTTGGCTCCACCAAGCCAGTGGGATCTTGTGTCAGATAAACAGATGATGCAAGAGGAGCAACCACTGCAGGTGAATTAGCCTGATGTCCGCCTTAACCTTCTGCAGAATGCATAGAGTTAGCGGTTTTGTTGTGACCTTTGTGCTTTATCATATCCTCCACAGTGAATTAATAGTCAATTAAATCCTGTTGTGAAGGTCGCTCGATGCACGAAGATCATAAGTCCAAATACTGATGATGCCAAATATGTCATCAATGTCAAGCAAATCGCAAAGGTATGTCAGCATTCTACCGTCTTAGGCCAATCATATCTTCTGGAGGTTGAACATTGATGATGTTTATTTTGGGGGATAATATTGCAGTTTGTGGTTGGTCTGGGGGACAAAGTTTCGCCCACTGATATTGAGGAAGGAATGAGAGTTGGGTAAGTTGTCTGTTCTCTCTAATGAGTTAAACATCTTTCATTTGGCTGCTCTCAAAATGCTTTTTGTATCTGATTATGCTTTGTGTCAACACTTACCGTCAGCGCGTGTAGCGTAAGGGCGAACTCTTCTTAACGAAAATCTAGAGAAAAGTTGTTAATAACAATAGTTATGAGTGCTAAGCTACATCACTGATGTGCAATAACTGAGTGGGTACTACTTCCAAAGAAGCATCTTGATATACCCCTTCAATTGAGCTGTGGCTATCGCCTACTAGTATGATATAGCAATTAGCACTAGGATTTGGCACAATGTAAACAAGCAACAGTTGCTGCAGTTTTATTGCTGCGAGGGTTCATATTATGTTTTCACTTGATCTTGAATTTGTTGCATTATATGTTGATTCAACAGTTGCTGTAGGATCACCAAAGTTTGTTGCATAAACATCTTATTGTCTTTTTGCTTGTTCTTGAATTAGTTGCATCATATGTTGATTCTCCTCCCGTGTACTATGCAGGGTTGATCGAAATAAGTACCAGATTCAAATTCCTTTGCCACCCAAGATTGATCCAAGTGTTACAATGATGACAGTTGAAGAAAAGCCGGACGTGACATATAATGATGTTGGTGGCTGCAAGGAGCAGATTGAGAAGATGCGGGAGGTTGTGGAGCTTCCTATGCTTCACCCCGAGAAGTTCGTCAAGCTGGGTATTGATCCTCCAAAGGGAGTACTTTGCTATGGTCCTCCAGGAACTGGAAAGACTCTTCTTGCCAGGGCAGTGGCCAATCGGACCGATGCATGTTTTATCCGCGTGATAGGCAGTGAGTTGGTCCAGAAGTATGTTGGTGAAGGGGCAAGGATGGTTCGTGAGCTCTTCCAGATGGCTCGGTCAAAGAAGGCATGCATTGTCTTCTTTGATGAGGTTGATGCCATTGGTGGTGCTCGCTTTGACGACGGTGCTGGGGGTGACAATGAGGTCCAGCGCACCATGCTCGAGATTGTCAATCAGCTCGATGGGTTTGATGCGAGAGGAAACATCAAGGTCCTCATGGCCACAAACAGGCCTGATACGTTGGACCCGGCACTGTTGCGTCCTGGGCGGCTGGACAGGAAGGTTGAGTTTGGCTTGCCAGACCTGGAGGGCCGCACCCAGATCTTCAAGATCCACACACGCGCGATGAACTGTGAGCGGGACATCCGGTTTGAGCTGCTTGCTCGCCTCTGCCCCAACTCCACTGGTAAGAGTCTAGTATTCTGGCATGACACGAGTATCACATGATCTGATCCCATGCCTTGTGTGTCATGAGCAACAGTTTTCTCATGTATCCCTGTCTGTCTCTTTGTGTGTTGTAACAGGTGCCGATATCCGGAGCGTGTGCACAGAGGCGGGAATGTACGCCATCCGTGCGCGCAGGAAGACCGTCACGGAGAAGGACTTCCTTGATGCTGTCAACAAGGTCATCAAGGGTTACCAAAAGTTTAGCGCCACCCCGAAGTATATGGTGTATAATTAGATAGCGTGACGTTAGCCCCCTGTGTGTCTGCCACTCGGGCCCTCTTCTACgggattgttgtttgttgctgcGTTCTTTCCTTGTCCAGTAGAAACTTTTGAGGCGTTTAGTGCATCCCATGTTACTGTGGATTGTACCTTCAGAATGTTGAAGTGTCAAACTGGAAggaaggatggtgatgatgatgatgccattTATTCTCGAGCTCAAATGCACTCATATTATGAATAATAAAATTGAAAATACCcttccatcccaaaattcttgtcttacatttttctaaatacggatgtatctagttacat
Protein-coding regions in this window:
- the LOC123165650 gene encoding 26S proteasome regulatory subunit 7A — protein: MAPEPEDDFLNEKNPRPLDEDDIALLKTYGLGPYSNSIKKVEKEIKEMAKKINDLCGIKESDTGLAPPSQWDLVSDKQMMQEEQPLQVARCTKIISPNTDDAKYVINVKQIAKFVVGLGDKVSPTDIEEGMRVGVDRNKYQIQIPLPPKIDPSVTMMTVEEKPDVTYNDVGGCKEQIEKMREVVELPMLHPEKFVKLGIDPPKGVLCYGPPGTGKTLLARAVANRTDACFIRVIGSELVQKYVGEGARMVRELFQMARSKKACIVFFDEVDAIGGARFDDGAGGDNEVQRTMLEIVNQLDGFDARGNIKVLMATNRPDTLDPALLRPGRLDRKVEFGLPDLEGRTQIFKIHTRAMNCERDIRFELLARLCPNSTGADIRSVCTEAGMYAIRARRKTVTEKDFLDAVNKVIKGYQKFSATPKYMVYN